The Mycolicibacterium mageritense genome contains a region encoding:
- a CDS encoding adenylate/guanylate cyclase domain-containing protein translates to MNADNSVARRLGRVLETVTRQSSKIPDTPEFGSWILGRVSESQRKRRIRIQLILTTFVIVANLLGIGVSLLIVTVLFPTPSVFDSQVLWITFILAPAYIATALVVGVFWATNRVIRNVRWSLEGRQPTIADQRNTFFAPNKLTIVLLFLWGLGTAVLTTAYGLVNTNYIPKFLLGISFPGIVVSVSCHLFTEFALRPVAAQALEAGPPPVRLAPGIMGRTMVVWLLSSGVPILGILLAAVFALTLENLTPTQFGFAVIGLAVFALIFGFLLMWILSWLTATPIRAVRAALNRVEQGDLDTNLVVFDGTELGQLQRGFNSMVHGLRERERVRDLFGRHVGREVAALAEQEKPQLGGEERHAAVIFVDVIGSTQLVTSRPAVEVVDLLNRFFAVIVDEVDRHHGLVNKFEGDAVLAVFGAPVHLDHAEDEALAAARAIARRLRAEVPELDAGIGVAAGQVVAGNVGAKERFEYTVIGEPVNEAARLCELSKSIPGHLVASSDTIANATETESAHWSLGDTVTLRGLDEPTRLAIPV, encoded by the coding sequence ATGAACGCTGACAATTCGGTCGCCCGGCGACTGGGCCGCGTCCTCGAAACAGTCACGCGGCAGAGCAGCAAGATCCCCGACACGCCGGAATTCGGCTCGTGGATCCTGGGCCGGGTGTCGGAGAGCCAGCGCAAGCGGCGGATCCGCATCCAGCTGATCCTGACGACGTTCGTGATCGTCGCGAACCTGCTGGGTATCGGGGTCTCCCTGCTCATCGTCACGGTCCTGTTCCCGACCCCGAGTGTGTTCGACTCGCAGGTGCTCTGGATCACGTTCATCCTGGCCCCGGCCTACATCGCCACGGCTCTTGTGGTCGGCGTGTTCTGGGCGACCAACCGTGTGATCCGCAACGTTCGGTGGTCCTTGGAGGGGCGGCAGCCGACCATCGCCGATCAGCGCAACACGTTCTTTGCGCCGAACAAGCTCACCATCGTGCTGCTGTTCCTGTGGGGGCTGGGCACTGCCGTCCTCACCACGGCCTACGGCCTGGTGAACACCAACTACATTCCGAAGTTCTTGCTGGGCATCAGTTTTCCCGGGATCGTGGTGTCCGTCAGCTGCCACCTGTTCACCGAGTTCGCACTGCGGCCCGTGGCTGCACAGGCGCTGGAGGCCGGCCCGCCGCCCGTGCGGCTGGCACCGGGAATCATGGGCCGCACCATGGTGGTGTGGTTGCTGAGTTCTGGGGTGCCCATCTTGGGCATCCTGCTGGCGGCCGTGTTCGCCTTGACCCTGGAAAACTTGACGCCCACGCAATTCGGGTTCGCCGTGATCGGGCTGGCGGTCTTCGCACTGATCTTCGGGTTCCTGCTGATGTGGATCCTGTCGTGGCTCACCGCTACGCCCATCCGTGCTGTCCGGGCTGCGCTGAATCGCGTCGAACAGGGCGATCTCGACACCAATCTGGTGGTGTTCGACGGCACCGAACTGGGGCAGTTGCAGCGCGGATTCAACTCGATGGTGCACGGCCTGCGGGAACGCGAACGCGTCCGTGACCTGTTCGGCCGCCACGTCGGTCGCGAGGTGGCCGCGCTGGCCGAGCAGGAGAAGCCCCAGCTGGGCGGTGAAGAACGGCACGCCGCGGTCATATTCGTCGATGTCATCGGTTCCACCCAGCTGGTCACGAGCCGACCCGCGGTCGAGGTCGTCGACCTGCTCAACCGATTCTTCGCCGTGATCGTCGACGAGGTGGACCGCCATCACGGCCTGGTCAACAAGTTCGAGGGCGACGCTGTGCTGGCCGTGTTCGGCGCACCGGTGCACCTCGACCACGCCGAGGACGAGGCGCTGGCCGCGGCCCGGGCGATCGCCCGCAGGCTCCGGGCCGAGGTGCCCGAACTCGACGCCGGCATCGGCGTGGCGGCCGGCCAGGTGGTGGCGGGCAACGTCGGCGCCAAGGAACGCTTCGAGTACACCGTGATCGGCGAGCCGGTCAACGAAGCAGCGCGGCTGTGTGAACTGTCCAAATCCATACCCGGACATCTGGTGGCCTCATCGGACACCATCGCGAACGCCACCGAAACCGAGAGCGCCCATTGGTCTTTGGGTGACACCGTGACGTTGCGTGGGCTCGACGAACCGACGCGATTGGCGATTCCGGTCTAA